Proteins from one Pseudomonas bijieensis genomic window:
- a CDS encoding penicillin-binding protein activator LpoB — protein sequence MRTWIGIMALACAFGAQAAPKVAVTDLAYQERVEEYIHTVSAQSNFQANPYSASASSSYDEMEATSSYIEQGELRKFTGDIKGEILRSGMFQLTQGTPHTAASNGDVYDVIKRIKAGNFKGADYVLFGTVSDIDFTRDINELANTDSYSAVLALTLVADFSLINTKTYEITSAFTAMGEGQDTKLLNHRDVHISLNRPRVVRDVSKALGEDVARQLSEQLGGPSYEQPREPAQRNNLPRDSAPVILR from the coding sequence ATGCGCACATGGATAGGCATCATGGCCCTGGCCTGCGCATTTGGCGCGCAGGCGGCCCCCAAAGTCGCGGTGACCGACCTTGCGTACCAGGAGCGAGTGGAGGAATACATCCACACCGTTTCAGCGCAGAGCAACTTCCAGGCGAACCCTTACAGCGCCAGCGCTTCCTCGAGCTACGACGAGATGGAAGCCACCAGCAGCTACATCGAGCAGGGCGAGCTGCGCAAGTTCACTGGCGACATCAAGGGCGAGATCCTGCGCAGCGGGATGTTCCAGCTGACCCAGGGCACGCCCCACACGGCGGCGTCCAACGGCGACGTCTATGACGTGATCAAGCGCATCAAGGCCGGGAACTTCAAGGGTGCCGACTACGTGCTGTTCGGCACGGTGTCGGACATCGACTTCACCCGCGACATCAACGAACTGGCCAATACCGACAGCTACTCGGCCGTACTTGCGCTGACCCTGGTGGCGGACTTCAGCCTGATCAACACCAAGACCTACGAAATCACCTCGGCCTTCACGGCCATGGGCGAAGGCCAGGACACCAAACTGTTGAACCACCGGGACGTGCACATCAGCCTCAACCGGCCACGGGTGGTGCGCGATGTGTCCAAGGCCTTGGGTGAAGACGTGGCACGGCAGTTGAGCGAACAGTTGGGTGGGCCGAGCTACGAA
- a CDS encoding cytochrome c/FTR1 family iron permease, producing MTAPFRFLAWLALPLLALCSTPLLADTVEGAPQALHLLDYIGADYPATVEAGKVIENGEYREQLEFIQVLEGLIAGLPAKPEKTELVQGIGALRGAITQRQDGGDVARLARQLGARLAVAYEVSQAPVITPDPSRGAPLYAQNCSVCHGANGAGDGPAGVGLEPPPANLRDVQRLDRLSLYAIYNTLGMGIEGTDMPAFADQLDDRQRWDLATYIASFSADPAAAKSEQTYNLADLARQTPLEVLAAQGPAAAATFRAQRAQPPQVQRGPAQLLDYTAATLDKSIAAYRAGDHDQAYDLSVAAYLEGFELVESSLDNVDANVRKDTEKSLMAYRQSLQDGLPVEEAVQRLDAAKAKLKASADLLGGDGLSWSLSYISGLLILLREGLEAILVLAAILAFLRNTGQQSAVRSVNIGWGLALLAGLATWGLAAYVIDVSGAQRELLEGATALFASVMVLWLGVWMHDRRHAAAWQDYIKSSLVGGGGRFGFAILAFFSVYRELFEVILFYETLWLQAGPAGHNAVLAGGATALVLLVGLAWVILRGSAKLPLALFFSINAALLCALSVVFAGHGVKALQEAGIFGTHPVAFFDFDWLGIHADAYSLTAQVVAILAIVVLYGRSWVAEKRRVQVS from the coding sequence ATGACTGCGCCGTTCCGTTTCCTGGCCTGGCTTGCACTGCCATTGCTTGCGCTGTGCAGCACTCCGCTGCTGGCCGACACCGTCGAGGGTGCTCCCCAGGCCCTGCATTTACTGGATTACATCGGGGCGGATTACCCGGCGACAGTCGAAGCGGGCAAGGTCATCGAAAACGGGGAATACCGCGAGCAGCTGGAATTCATCCAGGTGCTGGAAGGGTTGATCGCCGGGCTGCCGGCCAAGCCGGAGAAGACTGAGCTGGTCCAAGGCATCGGCGCCTTGCGCGGTGCGATCACCCAGCGCCAGGACGGCGGTGATGTCGCCCGCCTGGCGCGGCAACTGGGTGCCAGGCTGGCGGTGGCGTATGAAGTCAGCCAGGCGCCGGTCATCACCCCGGATCCTTCCCGCGGCGCGCCGCTATACGCGCAGAATTGCTCGGTATGCCACGGAGCCAACGGTGCCGGCGACGGTCCCGCCGGTGTCGGCCTGGAGCCGCCGCCCGCCAACTTGCGCGACGTCCAGCGTCTGGATCGCCTGAGTCTCTATGCGATCTACAACACCCTCGGCATGGGCATCGAAGGCACCGACATGCCGGCCTTCGCCGATCAGCTCGACGACCGTCAGCGCTGGGACCTGGCGACCTACATCGCCAGCTTCAGCGCCGACCCGGCGGCCGCGAAGAGTGAACAGACCTACAATCTTGCTGACCTTGCACGTCAGACCCCGCTGGAAGTCCTGGCTGCGCAAGGTCCGGCGGCAGCGGCCACCTTCCGTGCCCAGCGTGCCCAGCCGCCACAGGTGCAGCGCGGCCCGGCGCAGTTGCTCGACTACACCGCCGCCACCCTGGACAAAAGCATCGCGGCGTATCGTGCCGGTGATCACGACCAGGCCTATGACCTGTCGGTAGCGGCTTACCTGGAAGGTTTCGAGCTGGTGGAAAGTTCGCTGGATAACGTCGATGCCAACGTGCGCAAGGACACCGAAAAGTCCCTGATGGCCTACCGACAATCCTTGCAGGACGGTTTGCCGGTGGAAGAGGCCGTACAGCGTCTGGACGCGGCCAAGGCCAAGTTGAAGGCGTCCGCCGACCTGCTGGGCGGCGATGGCTTGAGCTGGTCGCTGAGCTACATCTCCGGGTTGCTGATTCTGTTGCGCGAAGGGCTGGAAGCGATCCTGGTATTGGCGGCGATCCTGGCGTTCCTGCGCAACACCGGCCAGCAGTCGGCCGTGCGCAGCGTCAACATCGGTTGGGGCTTGGCGCTGTTGGCCGGCCTGGCGACCTGGGGGCTGGCGGCGTATGTGATCGACGTCAGCGGTGCCCAGCGTGAATTGCTCGAAGGCGCGACGGCGTTGTTCGCCAGTGTGATGGTGCTGTGGCTAGGGGTGTGGATGCACGACCGGCGCCACGCAGCGGCCTGGCAGGATTACATCAAAAGCAGCCTGGTAGGCGGTGGTGGTCGCTTTGGCTTTGCGATCCTGGCGTTCTTCTCGGTCTATCGTGAACTGTTCGAAGTGATCCTGTTCTACGAAACCCTGTGGTTGCAGGCAGGCCCCGCCGGGCACAACGCGGTGTTGGCCGGTGGCGCGACAGCGCTGGTGTTGCTGGTGGGGCTGGCCTGGGTGATCCTGCGCGGCTCGGCGAAACTGCCACTGGCGCTGTTCTTCAGCATCAACGCGGCACTGTTGTGTGCACTGTCGGTGGTATTCGCCGGGCATGGCGTGAAGGCGTTGCAGGAAGCCGGGATCTTCGGCACCCATCCGGTGGCGTTCTTCGACTTCGACTGGCTGGGCATTCATGCCGATGCCTATTCGCTGACCGCTCAAGTGGTGGCGATCCTGGCGATCGTGGTGCTGTATGGGCGCAGTTGGGTGGCGGAGAAGCGTCGGGTCCAGGTCTCCTGA
- a CDS encoding COG3014 family protein, which translates to MASRAVFSVALGAITLLSGCSAFRNYDSELAQTNQQLASGNVDAALTLLEKNNSSQDKDLLYYFEKGELLRAKGDLSGSQVAWTSADQQVGQWEDAVKLDTAKYLAQFGSFLVNDKVRRYEGYDYEKVMLTTQMALNLLAVNDFDGARTQIKKTHEREAVIADLRDKEYLKREEDAEKQGVRTEYKDLKGYPVASLDAPEVVSLKNSYQSAFSHYLAGFVYEALGEKDLAAPGYRKAAELRPNTPLLEQALLNLDKPAAKNDDSDILIVVQSGLAPSRDSIRIPLPLPISGNLVITPLSFPVIKPDTSTAPVGQIGVDGRQLDLTQLNSTTAMSRRALRDDMPGIILRTTVRAITRGVAQKQINDTNPLAGLAVGLTSAVLEGADTRTWRTLPDYTQVVRLRLKKGEHQVTLPSSVGGSVVKVTVDQRYQVISLRAVGNQVFAGGLAAQVMPSANPTAIALKQP; encoded by the coding sequence ATGGCATCCCGTGCCGTTTTTTCGGTCGCCCTCGGTGCGATCACCTTGTTGTCCGGCTGCTCGGCCTTTCGCAACTACGACAGCGAATTGGCCCAGACCAACCAGCAACTGGCGTCCGGCAACGTCGACGCGGCATTGACCCTGCTGGAAAAGAACAACAGCAGCCAGGACAAGGACCTGCTGTATTACTTCGAGAAAGGCGAGCTGCTGCGTGCCAAGGGCGACTTGTCCGGCAGCCAGGTGGCCTGGACCAGCGCCGATCAGCAGGTTGGCCAGTGGGAGGATGCGGTCAAACTCGACACGGCCAAGTACCTGGCCCAGTTCGGCAGCTTCCTGGTCAACGATAAAGTCCGCCGCTACGAAGGCTACGACTACGAAAAGGTCATGCTGACCACGCAGATGGCGCTGAACCTGTTGGCCGTGAATGACTTCGACGGCGCGCGGACCCAGATCAAGAAGACCCACGAACGCGAAGCGGTGATCGCCGACCTGCGGGACAAGGAATACCTCAAGCGCGAGGAAGACGCCGAGAAGCAAGGGGTCAGGACCGAATACAAGGACCTCAAGGGTTATCCGGTGGCCAGCCTCGACGCCCCGGAAGTGGTCAGCCTGAAAAACAGTTACCAGAGCGCGTTCAGCCATTACCTGGCCGGCTTCGTCTATGAAGCCCTCGGTGAAAAAGACCTGGCCGCGCCGGGTTATCGCAAGGCCGCCGAACTGCGCCCCAACACGCCGCTGCTGGAGCAAGCCCTGCTCAACCTCGACAAGCCTGCCGCCAAGAACGATGACAGCGACATCCTGATCGTGGTGCAGAGTGGCCTGGCACCGTCCCGGGATTCGATCCGCATTCCCCTGCCCTTGCCGATCAGCGGCAACCTGGTCATCACGCCTTTGTCGTTCCCTGTGATCAAGCCTGATACCTCCACTGCCCCCGTCGGCCAGATCGGTGTCGACGGTCGTCAGCTGGACCTGACCCAACTCAACAGCACCACCGCCATGTCCCGCCGCGCGCTGCGCGACGACATGCCGGGCATCATCCTGCGCACCACCGTGCGCGCCATCACCCGTGGCGTGGCGCAGAAGCAGATCAACGATACCAACCCACTGGCCGGCCTGGCCGTCGGCCTCACTTCGGCGGTACTCGAAGGCGCTGATACCCGGACCTGGCGCACCCTGCCCGACTACACCCAGGTGGTGCGCCTGCGCCTGAAGAAAGGCGAACACCAGGTCACCTTGCCAAGTTCGGTGGGCGGCTCGGTGGTCAAGGTCACCGTCGACCAGCGCTACCAGGTCATCAGCCTGCGAGCAGTGGGGAACCAGGTGTTCGCTGGTGGCCTGGCTGCCCAGGTAATGCCCAGCGCCAACCCGACCGCCATTGCCCTCAAGCAACCTTAA
- a CDS encoding YcfL family protein, with product MRLKLIAVGALALLAGCATPPPPEPGSAASKVVAMGKTKNIVVGAMRVARENGYLTVNVQLSNTSYNNKTMYYRFAWLGPEGFPIAEEETWKSLTLYGEQTSFLPAIAPTPKAVDFRLEINTP from the coding sequence ATGCGTTTAAAACTGATCGCCGTCGGCGCCCTGGCCTTGCTGGCCGGTTGCGCCACCCCGCCGCCACCGGAGCCGGGCAGCGCCGCCAGCAAGGTCGTGGCGATGGGCAAGACCAAGAACATCGTGGTTGGCGCCATGCGCGTAGCCCGGGAAAACGGCTACCTGACCGTCAATGTCCAGCTGAGCAACACCAGCTACAACAACAAGACGATGTACTACCGCTTTGCCTGGCTGGGGCCGGAAGGCTTCCCGATCGCCGAGGAAGAAACCTGGAAAAGCCTGACGCTGTACGGCGAACAGACCAGCTTCCTGCCGGCCATCGCACCGACGCCCAAGGCGGTGGATTTCCGTTTGGAAATCAATACCCCATAA
- the lpoB gene encoding penicillin-binding protein activator LpoB produces MFVRISSIALAVLLVSGCANNSPVLGNKNISYGDTKAVETVTNEFGSTDLQMIAESMTRSLAQSGILQGRPVVQVYDVKNKTSEYIDTREITTSIKTQLMKTGAARFASDNTAMDSQVDQLKLQNQSGLYKKSTVAKTGNMIAAKYRLEGSISSIVKRSSDYKDVFYKFSLQLIDVESGLAEWMDEKEIRKTTER; encoded by the coding sequence ATGTTCGTACGCATTTCGTCCATCGCCCTCGCCGTCCTGCTGGTCAGCGGCTGCGCCAACAACTCGCCGGTCCTGGGCAACAAGAACATCAGCTACGGCGATACCAAGGCCGTGGAAACCGTGACCAACGAGTTCGGCTCCACCGACCTGCAAATGATCGCCGAGTCCATGACCCGCTCCCTGGCCCAGTCCGGCATCCTGCAGGGGCGTCCGGTGGTCCAGGTCTATGACGTGAAGAACAAGACCAGCGAATACATCGACACCCGCGAAATCACCACCAGCATCAAGACCCAGCTGATGAAAACCGGCGCTGCCCGTTTCGCCAGCGACAACACCGCCATGGACAGCCAGGTCGACCAGCTCAAACTGCAGAACCAGAGCGGCTTGTACAAGAAAAGCACCGTGGCCAAGACCGGCAACATGATCGCCGCCAAGTACCGTCTCGAGGGTTCTATCAGCTCGATCGTCAAGCGCAGCAGCGACTACAAGGACGTCTTCTACAAATTCAGCCTGCAATTGATCGACGTCGAGAGCGGTCTGGCCGAGTGGATGGACGAAAAAGAAATCCGCAAGACCACGGAGCGCTAA
- a CDS encoding sterol desaturase family protein, with protein MNFILYAVPFFFVLIAVELLADRWRGVSHYRVADAINSLSTGVLSTTTGLLTKGVGLVTYAFALEHLAVIELPADQAWVWVMAFVSYDFCYYWLHRMGHERNILWAAHSVHHQSEDYNLSTALRQTSTGFLLSWIFYVPLAVLGVPLMVFVSVAALNLLYQFWVHTQHIPKLGWLEWCFVTPSNHRAHHAQNPLYMDRNYGGVFIIWDRLFGTFQEEDDNEPVVFGVTTPLASWNPLWANLQFYAQLWADARRAGRWWDKLRIWFMPTGWRPADVAAKYPLNKPDLSQFRKFEVPLDARQQWYVALQFCAYIALGSYLMNLETSLPVAALVLGWGAVAFGLFVLGVALENRPWALRLELLRLASNLPLVWLAPLAGLWPASPVAWVGLLSYSLLSGIGLYCCRARFTRWAS; from the coding sequence ATGAACTTCATCCTGTATGCCGTGCCGTTCTTCTTCGTGCTGATCGCCGTCGAGTTGCTGGCAGATCGCTGGCGGGGCGTGAGCCACTACCGCGTGGCAGACGCGATCAACAGCTTGAGCACCGGCGTGCTGTCGACCACCACCGGTTTGCTGACCAAGGGTGTGGGGTTGGTGACCTACGCCTTCGCGCTCGAACACTTGGCGGTGATTGAATTGCCCGCCGACCAGGCCTGGGTCTGGGTGATGGCTTTCGTCTCCTACGACTTCTGCTATTACTGGCTGCACCGCATGGGTCACGAACGCAACATCCTCTGGGCCGCCCATTCGGTGCACCACCAGAGCGAGGACTACAACCTTTCCACCGCGCTGCGCCAGACCAGCACCGGCTTCCTGCTGAGCTGGATCTTCTACGTCCCGCTTGCCGTACTGGGCGTGCCGCTGATGGTCTTCGTCAGCGTCGCGGCGTTGAATCTGCTGTACCAGTTCTGGGTCCACACCCAGCACATTCCCAAGCTCGGCTGGTTGGAGTGGTGCTTCGTTACGCCGTCCAATCATCGCGCCCACCATGCACAGAACCCTCTCTACATGGATCGCAATTACGGCGGGGTGTTCATTATTTGGGACCGTCTGTTTGGCACCTTCCAGGAAGAAGACGACAACGAGCCGGTGGTTTTTGGCGTGACCACGCCGCTGGCCAGTTGGAATCCGTTGTGGGCCAACCTGCAGTTCTATGCGCAACTGTGGGCCGATGCGCGGCGGGCCGGGCGTTGGTGGGACAAACTGCGGATCTGGTTCATGCCCACCGGTTGGCGTCCGGCGGACGTCGCGGCCAAGTACCCGCTGAACAAGCCGGACCTGAGCCAGTTCCGCAAATTCGAAGTGCCATTGGACGCACGCCAGCAGTGGTACGTGGCGCTGCAGTTCTGCGCCTACATTGCCCTGGGCAGTTATTTGATGAATCTTGAAACCAGCCTGCCGGTTGCCGCTCTGGTGCTGGGTTGGGGCGCGGTGGCGTTCGGTCTGTTCGTGTTGGGCGTGGCCCTGGAGAATCGCCCGTGGGCGCTGAGGCTGGAGCTATTGCGGCTGGCCTCGAACCTGCCGCTGGTGTGGCTGGCGCCACTGGCCGGGTTGTGGCCGGCCAGCCCCGTGGCGTGGGTCGGGCTGCTCAGCTACAGCCTGCTCAGCGGTATCGGGCTGTATTGCTGCCGCGCCCGGTTTACTCGGTGGGCGTCGTAG
- the hemB gene encoding porphobilinogen synthase, with protein sequence MSFTPANRLFPATRLRRNRRDEFSRRLVRESVLTTNDLILPVFVLDGENRREAVASMPGVERLTIDLLLEEAAHWVELGIPALALFPVTPPTLKSLDAAEAWNPEGIAQRATRALRARFPELGVITDVALDPFTTHGQDGILDEEGYVQNDITVDALVRQALSHAEAGAQVVAPSDMMDGRIQAIREALEVAGHVNVRIMAYSAKYASAYYGPFRDAVGSALNLGKANKASYQMDPANSQEALHEVAADLSEGADMVMVKPGMPYLDILCRVKDEFKVPTFVYQVSGEYAMHMAAIQNGWLGEGVILESLTAFKRAGADGILTYFAVRAAQLLREQK encoded by the coding sequence GTGAGCTTTACCCCCGCCAATCGTCTGTTCCCTGCCACCCGCCTGCGTCGCAACCGCCGTGATGAGTTCTCTCGTCGGCTGGTACGTGAAAGCGTGCTGACGACCAATGACTTGATCCTGCCGGTGTTCGTGCTGGACGGTGAGAACCGTCGCGAAGCGGTGGCGTCGATGCCGGGGGTGGAGCGCCTGACCATCGATCTGCTGCTCGAAGAAGCCGCCCACTGGGTCGAGCTGGGCATTCCGGCGCTGGCGCTGTTCCCGGTCACGCCCCCGACGCTCAAGTCTCTGGACGCCGCCGAGGCCTGGAACCCCGAGGGCATCGCCCAACGCGCGACCCGTGCCCTGCGCGCGCGCTTCCCCGAGCTGGGGGTGATTACCGATGTGGCGCTGGACCCGTTCACCACCCACGGGCAGGACGGCATCCTCGATGAAGAAGGCTATGTGCAGAACGACATTACCGTCGATGCATTGGTCAGGCAGGCCCTGTCCCACGCCGAGGCCGGTGCCCAGGTGGTAGCGCCGTCGGACATGATGGACGGACGCATCCAGGCGATCCGCGAAGCCCTCGAGGTGGCCGGTCACGTCAATGTGCGGATCATGGCCTACTCGGCCAAGTACGCCAGCGCCTATTACGGCCCGTTCCGCGACGCGGTCGGCTCGGCCCTGAACCTGGGCAAGGCCAACAAGGCCTCTTATCAGATGGACCCGGCCAACAGTCAGGAAGCCTTGCACGAAGTGGCGGCTGACTTGTCAGAAGGGGCAGACATGGTCATGGTCAAGCCGGGCATGCCTTACCTCGACATTCTTTGCCGGGTCAAAGACGAATTCAAAGTACCGACCTTTGTTTATCAGGTCAGCGGCGAGTACGCGATGCACATGGCCGCGATCCAGAACGGCTGGTTGGGCGAAGGGGTGATCCTGGAGTCCTTGACCGCTTTCAAACGCGCAGGCGCTGATGGCATCCTGACTTACTTTGCCGTGCGCGCCGCCCAATTGTTACGAGAGCAGAAATAG
- a CDS encoding DedA family protein yields MLQQFLHDFGYLALFIGTFFEGETILVLAGFLAFRGYMDINLVVVVAFCGSYAGDQLWYFLGRKHGRKLLARKPRWQLMGDRALEHIRRHPDIWVLSFRFVYGLRTVMPVAIGLSGYPPGRYLLLNGIGAAIWATALAAAAYHFGAVLEGMLGSIKKYELWVLGALLVLGLVLWLRRRIKNARLARKVLEAERLEQARSGEPTTPTE; encoded by the coding sequence ATGCTCCAACAATTTCTGCACGACTTCGGCTACTTGGCCCTGTTTATCGGCACGTTCTTCGAAGGCGAAACCATCCTCGTGCTCGCAGGTTTCCTGGCGTTCCGTGGCTATATGGACATCAACCTGGTGGTGGTCGTGGCGTTCTGCGGCAGCTACGCGGGCGATCAGCTGTGGTATTTCCTGGGCCGCAAGCACGGCCGCAAACTCTTGGCGCGCAAGCCGCGCTGGCAGTTGATGGGCGATCGTGCGCTGGAGCATATCCGCCGACATCCGGACATCTGGGTCCTGAGCTTTCGCTTCGTCTATGGCCTGCGCACGGTGATGCCGGTGGCGATCGGCCTGTCAGGCTATCCGCCGGGCCGCTACCTGTTGCTCAACGGCATCGGTGCGGCGATCTGGGCCACGGCGTTGGCCGCTGCCGCGTACCATTTCGGCGCGGTGCTCGAAGGCATGCTGGGCAGCATCAAGAAGTATGAGTTGTGGGTACTCGGCGCGCTGCTGGTGCTGGGCCTGGTCCTGTGGCTGCGCCGACGCATCAAGAATGCGCGGCTGGCCAGGAAAGTCCTCGAAGCCGAACGCCTGGAACAAGCCCGGTCCGGCGAACCTACGACGCCCACCGAGTAA
- the elbB gene encoding isoprenoid biosynthesis glyoxalase ElbB, with translation MSKKIAVILSGCGVYDGAEIHESVITLLRLDQRGAQVQCFAPNIAQLHVINHLTGEEMPESRNVLVESARIARGNVKDLREARVEDFDALIVPGGFGSAKNLSNFAVEGPGCTVQPEVLALTEAFAEAGKPVGLICISPALAAKIYGPGVTCTIGNDPDTAAAVGKMGGTHEDCAVTDIVEDRARKLVSTPAYMLAQNISEAASGINKLVDRVLELTHENDA, from the coding sequence ATGAGCAAAAAAATTGCAGTGATCCTTTCCGGCTGTGGCGTGTATGACGGCGCCGAGATCCACGAAAGCGTGATCACCTTGCTGCGCCTCGATCAGCGCGGGGCACAGGTCCAGTGCTTCGCTCCAAACATTGCCCAATTGCATGTGATCAATCACCTGACCGGCGAGGAAATGCCCGAGAGCCGCAACGTGCTGGTGGAATCGGCACGGATCGCCCGTGGCAACGTCAAGGATTTGCGTGAAGCCCGGGTCGAGGACTTCGACGCCCTGATCGTACCCGGTGGTTTTGGCTCGGCGAAAAACCTCTCCAACTTTGCCGTCGAAGGCCCGGGCTGCACCGTCCAACCAGAGGTCCTGGCCTTGACCGAGGCCTTTGCCGAGGCGGGCAAACCGGTCGGGCTGATCTGCATCTCCCCGGCCCTGGCGGCAAAGATCTACGGCCCGGGGGTGACCTGCACCATCGGCAACGACCCGGACACGGCGGCAGCCGTGGGCAAAATGGGCGGCACTCATGAAGACTGCGCGGTGACCGACATCGTCGAAGACCGCGCGCGCAAACTGGTCAGCACCCCGGCCTACATGCTGGCGCAGAACATCAGCGAAGCGGCCTCGGGCATCAACAAGCTGGTGGACCGGGTGCTGGAACTGACGCACGAGAACGACGCCTGA
- a CDS encoding YaiI/YqxD family protein, whose product MRVWIDADACPKAAKELVVKFALKRRFDVVLVAGQPQIKPALACVKLIVVPSGPDAADDYLVEHAEPGELVICSDVPLADRLVKKGVAALDPRGKEFDAQNMGERLAVRNLFTDLREQGHVGGGPAAYSERDKQGFANALDRILTRLARMP is encoded by the coding sequence ATGCGCGTATGGATCGACGCCGACGCCTGCCCCAAGGCCGCGAAGGAATTGGTGGTCAAGTTCGCCCTCAAGCGCCGGTTCGACGTGGTGCTGGTGGCCGGTCAACCGCAGATCAAGCCGGCCCTGGCCTGTGTGAAACTGATCGTGGTGCCCAGCGGCCCTGACGCGGCGGACGATTACCTGGTGGAGCATGCCGAGCCGGGTGAACTGGTGATCTGCAGTGATGTGCCCTTGGCCGATCGGTTGGTGAAGAAGGGCGTCGCGGCCCTGGATCCGCGAGGCAAGGAGTTCGATGCCCAGAACATGGGCGAGCGGCTGGCGGTGCGCAACCTGTTCACCGATTTACGTGAACAGGGCCACGTGGGGGGCGGCCCGGCAGCGTACAGCGAGCGGGACAAGCAGGGGTTTGCCAATGCGCTGGATCGGATCCTGACGCGTTTGGCCCGAATGCCATAA